The following proteins are encoded in a genomic region of Streptomyces lunaelactis:
- a CDS encoding nitrilase-related carbon-nitrogen hydrolase has protein sequence MRVALAQTDCVLGEVDQNLVTAREQIEQAVAQGADLVVFPELSLHGYHLGALERDTSVEARDPRLLELGTFGVDVMAGFHEHTRLRAYNTCAYYNDGELLYAHRKLYLPNYLAWEERKHVSPGQLLRAYDLPRGRGRAATLVCNDAWQPVLPWLAVQDGAEVLLVPANSAASLDPEAMDTGLYWDSLLSYTARMLQCWVVFVNRVGNENGASFWGGSRVVDPRGAVVAQAPKWEPGLVTVDIDVHEARRQRRSVPLVAEARLGLIDREVRRLIDEGGDS, from the coding sequence ATGCGAGTGGCACTGGCACAGACCGACTGCGTACTGGGCGAGGTGGACCAGAATCTCGTGACGGCCCGGGAGCAGATCGAGCAGGCCGTCGCCCAGGGCGCGGACCTCGTCGTCTTCCCCGAGCTGAGCCTGCACGGCTACCACCTGGGCGCGCTGGAGCGGGACACCTCGGTGGAGGCGCGCGATCCGCGGCTGCTGGAGCTGGGAACGTTCGGCGTGGATGTGATGGCCGGGTTCCACGAGCACACGCGGCTGCGGGCGTACAACACCTGTGCGTACTACAACGACGGTGAACTGCTGTACGCGCACCGGAAGTTGTACCTCCCCAACTATCTGGCCTGGGAGGAGCGAAAGCATGTCAGCCCCGGCCAGTTGCTGCGCGCCTACGACCTGCCGCGCGGCCGGGGCCGGGCGGCGACCCTCGTCTGCAACGACGCCTGGCAGCCGGTGCTGCCCTGGCTCGCCGTGCAGGACGGCGCGGAGGTCCTGCTCGTACCGGCGAACAGTGCGGCGAGCCTGGACCCGGAGGCGATGGACACCGGCCTGTACTGGGACAGCCTGCTGTCCTACACGGCGCGGATGCTCCAGTGCTGGGTCGTCTTCGTGAACCGGGTGGGGAACGAGAACGGCGCGTCGTTCTGGGGCGGTTCGCGCGTGGTGGACCCGCGGGGCGCGGTGGTGGCCCAGGCGCCCAAGTGGGAGCCCGGTCTGGTCACCGTCGACATCGACGTCCACGAGGCGCGCCGGCAGCGGCGTTCGGTGCCGCTGGTGGCGGAGGCCCGCCTGGGGCTGATCGACCGCGAGGTGCGGCGGCTGATCGACGAGGGCGGGGACAGCTGA
- a CDS encoding DUF2786 domain-containing protein — MSTVGTVEKALAAALYADGDQGLDTGASLLAADPAADAELQLRGEEFVRRAWERGWQPADVVRIVRRDLDEPHERLVAELITGESGRYAHLAPRWRAQLDELKQTPYTADRFSYATAVLELYRLLVRLPAIEPVGPVPGAPFTAEPSPHEPRMLTRIRALLAKAEATGFPQEAEALTAKAQELMARHSVDEAVLAAQTHRPDVPAACRIGVDAPYETAKAILLDAVASANRCRAVWNSGFGFSTVVGFEADLEGVELLYTSLLVQGTSAMTRAEATQRAGGRKRTKAFRQSFLMAYASRLGERLAVATDAVTDAVTDAVTADGGRDLLPVLAARDVAVTDRAERMFPETTTTRVRGVNDEAGWTHGRAAADSAQVSKTHPRITP, encoded by the coding sequence GTGAGCACGGTCGGTACGGTCGAGAAGGCCCTCGCCGCCGCGTTGTACGCGGACGGCGACCAAGGCCTCGACACCGGCGCCTCACTGCTCGCCGCCGACCCGGCCGCCGACGCCGAACTGCAGCTGCGGGGCGAGGAGTTCGTACGCCGGGCCTGGGAGCGCGGCTGGCAGCCCGCCGATGTCGTACGGATCGTCCGGCGCGACCTCGACGAGCCGCACGAGCGACTGGTCGCGGAGCTGATCACGGGGGAGAGCGGGCGGTACGCGCACCTCGCCCCGCGCTGGCGGGCCCAGCTCGACGAGCTGAAGCAGACCCCGTACACCGCCGACCGCTTCTCGTACGCGACCGCCGTGCTGGAGCTGTACCGCCTGCTGGTCCGGCTGCCCGCGATCGAGCCGGTCGGCCCGGTCCCCGGCGCGCCCTTCACCGCGGAGCCCTCGCCGCACGAGCCGCGCATGCTCACCCGCATCCGCGCGCTGCTGGCCAAGGCGGAGGCGACGGGCTTTCCGCAGGAGGCGGAGGCGCTCACGGCCAAGGCGCAGGAGCTGATGGCGCGGCACAGCGTCGACGAGGCGGTGCTCGCCGCGCAGACGCACCGGCCCGATGTGCCCGCGGCCTGCCGGATCGGGGTGGACGCTCCGTACGAGACGGCCAAGGCGATTCTGCTGGACGCGGTCGCCTCGGCGAACCGCTGCCGCGCGGTGTGGAACAGCGGCTTCGGCTTCTCGACGGTCGTCGGCTTCGAGGCCGATCTGGAGGGGGTCGAGCTGCTGTACACCTCGCTGCTGGTGCAGGGGACGTCGGCGATGACCCGCGCGGAGGCGACGCAGCGCGCCGGCGGCCGCAAGCGGACGAAGGCGTTCCGTCAGTCGTTCCTGATGGCGTACGCAAGCCGTCTCGGCGAGCGCCTGGCCGTGGCGACGGACGCGGTGACGGACGCGGTGACGGACGCGGTGACGGCCGACGGGGGCCGGGACCTGCTGCCTGTCCTGGCCGCGCGGGACGTGGCGGTCACGGACCGGGCGGAGCGGATGTTCCCGGAGACGACGACCACAAGGGTGCGCGGGGTGAACGACGAGGCGGGCTGGACGCACGGCAGAGCGGCGGCGGACAGCGCACAGGTCTCGAAGACGCACCCGCGCATCACGCCCTGA